In the genome of Candidatus Reidiella endopervernicosa, one region contains:
- a CDS encoding CmpA/NrtA family ABC transporter substrate-binding protein: protein MMTSGALMTGAAHAEVREPEKEDLKFGFIKLTDMAPLAIAYEKGYFEDEGLYVTLEAQANWKVLLDRVIDGELDGAHMLAGQPLGATIGFGTQAHIITAFSMDLNGNAITVSNDIWKQMKPHVPHKDGKPVHPIKADALKPVVEKYKDEGKPFKMGMVFPVSTHNYELRYWLAAGGIHPGYYAPEKGDTSGNVDADALLSVTPPPQMPSTMEAGTIYGYCVGEPWNQQAVFKGIGVPVVTDYEIWKDNPEKVFGVSKSWADKNPNTHIRVVKAMIRAAKWLDEKNNANRPEAVKILSQSNYVGADYDVIANSMTGTFEYEKGDKRDVPDFNVFFRYNVTYPYYSDAIWYLTQMRRWGQIGEQKPDSWFMDIAKKVYRPDIYAQAAKELIAEGKIAASEFPNFASEDGFRAPQTHFIDGITYDGKKPNDYLKKFDIGLKGGDKV, encoded by the coding sequence ATGATGACTAGCGGTGCATTGATGACAGGCGCTGCACATGCCGAGGTGAGGGAGCCTGAGAAAGAGGATCTGAAATTCGGGTTCATCAAGCTGACCGATATGGCACCACTCGCCATCGCTTATGAGAAGGGGTACTTCGAGGATGAGGGGCTCTACGTCACCCTTGAGGCTCAGGCCAACTGGAAGGTGCTGCTCGATCGTGTCATTGATGGTGAGCTCGATGGTGCACATATGCTGGCGGGTCAACCACTCGGCGCGACTATCGGTTTCGGTACCCAGGCTCATATCATTACCGCCTTCTCGATGGATCTAAACGGTAATGCGATCACCGTCTCCAACGATATCTGGAAGCAGATGAAGCCGCATGTACCACACAAGGATGGCAAGCCGGTTCACCCGATCAAGGCCGATGCACTCAAACCGGTTGTAGAGAAGTACAAGGATGAGGGTAAGCCATTCAAGATGGGTATGGTCTTCCCCGTCTCGACCCATAACTACGAGCTGCGTTACTGGCTCGCGGCCGGCGGAATCCATCCTGGTTACTACGCACCTGAAAAGGGTGATACCAGCGGTAACGTTGATGCCGATGCACTGCTCTCGGTAACCCCGCCGCCACAGATGCCCTCCACCATGGAGGCGGGCACCATCTACGGCTACTGCGTCGGTGAGCCGTGGAACCAGCAGGCCGTCTTTAAGGGAATCGGTGTACCTGTGGTAACCGACTACGAGATCTGGAAAGACAACCCGGAGAAGGTCTTTGGTGTGTCGAAGAGCTGGGCCGACAAGAACCCTAACACCCACATCCGTGTGGTGAAGGCGATGATTCGTGCCGCCAAGTGGCTCGATGAGAAGAACAACGCCAACCGTCCCGAGGCGGTGAAGATCCTCTCACAGTCTAACTACGTCGGTGCCGACTACGATGTTATCGCCAACTCAATGACCGGTACCTTTGAGTATGAGAAGGGTGACAAGCGCGATGTGCCAGACTTCAACGTCTTCTTCCGCTACAACGTCACCTACCCCTACTACTCCGATGCGATCTGGTACCTGACGCAAATGCGTCGCTGGGGACAGATCGGCGAGCAGAAACCCGATAGCTGGTTCATGGATATTGCCAAGAAGGTCTACCGTCCCGACATCTATGCGCAGGCGGCCAAGGAGCTAATTGCAGAGGGCAAGATCGCAGCCAGTGAGTTCCCGAACTTCGCCAGTGAAGATGGCTTCCGCGCACCACAGACTCACTTCATCGATGGAATTACCTACGATGGCAAAAAACCAAATGACTATCTGAAGAAGTTCGATATCGGACTCAAGGGTGGCGACAAGGTTTAG
- a CDS encoding collagenase, translating into MDDQALPVPAKYEQYQCYLYGLYTNNGGIYIEQDATFYTYDRTVNDSIYSLEELFRHEYVHYLAARYLIEGDFGSLPMYEGDRMTDSTRDLRSTLQVVLRMMA; encoded by the coding sequence ATTGACGATCAAGCTCTACCCGTCCCTGCGAAGTACGAGCAGTACCAGTGCTACCTCTATGGTCTCTATACCAATAATGGCGGTATCTATATCGAGCAAGATGCTACCTTCTATACCTACGACCGCACAGTTAACGACAGTATCTACTCACTTGAGGAGCTGTTTAGGCACGAGTATGTACACTATCTGGCGGCGCGCTATCTGATCGAGGGTGATTTTGGTTCGTTGCCGATGTACGAAGGCGACCGGATGACTGATTCAACGAGGGACTTGCGGAGTACCTTGCAGGTAGTACTCAGGATGATGGCGTAG
- a CDS encoding ANTAR domain-containing response regulator: protein MQRVMVIDESAEHTELLAEALHETGYEIAETLSKPEQLVEHVERLMPDVILVDMVSPDRKVLEEIKRMHSRVPRPVVMFAGKGDSETIGEAVSAGVHAYVVDGFDVRRLRPILDVATARFRETQALLDELAKTRSTLQERKVIERAKGLLMEKKGMGENEAHQALRKLAMDQGKNWLR, encoded by the coding sequence GTGCAGCGCGTAATGGTGATTGATGAGAGTGCGGAGCATACCGAGCTGCTCGCTGAGGCGCTGCATGAGACTGGCTACGAGATAGCCGAGACCCTCTCGAAGCCGGAGCAGCTGGTTGAGCATGTCGAGCGTCTGATGCCCGATGTGATTCTCGTCGATATGGTTTCTCCCGACCGAAAGGTGCTCGAAGAGATCAAGCGTATGCACAGCCGCGTACCGCGCCCAGTGGTGATGTTTGCCGGTAAGGGCGATAGCGAGACGATTGGAGAGGCGGTAAGTGCAGGTGTGCACGCCTATGTGGTCGACGGTTTTGATGTCAGGCGCCTGCGCCCCATTCTGGATGTTGCAACCGCCCGTTTTCGAGAGACACAGGCACTGCTTGATGAGCTGGCCAAAACCAGGAGCACATTGCAGGAGCGCAAGGTGATTGAGCGTGCCAAGGGACTACTGATGGAGAAGAAGGGAATGGGCGAGAACGAGGCCCACCAGGCTCTGCGCAAGCTGGCGATGGATCAGGGAAAAAACTGGCTGAGGTAG
- a CDS encoding thrombospondin type 3 repeat-containing protein, with product MVTQPLDSDGDGVEDLLDDFPLLVDGWSDSNGNGQLDSIEISDSDGDGMSDGWEIAHQFNPYDQNDAELDADSDLISNLDEYLHYSDPLNRAFSPLAIDLFMCRFRLNSTDHYAGRYRSLSFYPSLRYYGDGSPETIALKYTLSQEAELEDINSWDTSCEIGVHDKTSGSIVCHGPFVGQSGIDLVLYFTPVEGSYRINAEWSAALVDTDPANNMGAVSVDVEPMPVVVPAQSQSQSQSQNQSQSQSQSQSQSQSQSQSQSQSQSQSQNQSQSQSQSQNQNQNQNQNQNQNQNQNQNQNQNQNQSRVRVRSQ from the coding sequence GTGGTTACTCAACCGCTCGATAGTGATGGTGATGGAGTCGAGGATCTGCTTGATGATTTTCCGCTGCTTGTCGATGGTTGGAGTGACAGTAATGGAAATGGTCAGCTGGATAGCATTGAGATATCAGACTCAGATGGTGATGGCATGTCCGATGGGTGGGAGATCGCGCACCAGTTCAATCCCTATGATCAGAATGATGCAGAGCTGGATGCCGATTCTGATCTGATCTCTAATCTTGATGAGTACTTGCACTATTCGGATCCGCTAAATAGAGCATTTTCACCGCTAGCAATAGACCTCTTTATGTGTAGATTTCGATTGAACTCAACTGATCACTATGCTGGGCGCTACAGAAGTTTGTCATTTTACCCGTCATTGAGATATTACGGTGATGGTTCGCCAGAGACGATCGCTCTCAAGTACACGCTTTCTCAGGAAGCTGAACTGGAGGATATTAATTCATGGGATACCTCGTGTGAGATAGGCGTTCACGATAAGACGTCTGGCTCAATTGTTTGCCACGGACCATTTGTAGGGCAAAGTGGTATTGATTTAGTACTCTACTTCACTCCTGTTGAGGGGAGCTATCGAATTAACGCCGAGTGGTCTGCTGCTCTTGTTGATACTGATCCAGCGAATAACATGGGAGCAGTTTCGGTTGATGTCGAGCCCATGCCCGTTGTTGTTCCAGCGCAGAGCCAGAGCCAGAGCCAGAGCCAGAACCAGAGCCAGAGCCAGAGCCAGAGCCAGAGCCAGAGCCAGAGCCAGAGCCAGAGCCAGAGCCAGAGCCAGAGCCAGAGCCAGAACCAGAGCCAGAGCCAGAGCCAGAGCCAGAACCAGAACCAGAACCAGAACCAGAACCAGAACCAGAACCAGAACCAGAACCAGAACCAGAACCAGAACCAGAACCAGAGTCGGGTTCGGGTTCGGAGTCAGTGA
- a CDS encoding GGDEF domain-containing protein, translating to MSITWIVLFIIVTAAWNVTDNYPWGVSILMVMMALVAAFYLLLRLRGQFHYCRGRFDEARFDALTNLYNRREEQLQIEREITLCRRNGEMFGLIFFDLNRFKQINDQYGHGVGDQALIAVADRLQANIRKSDEVFRLSGDEFLCLTRFTHSLGSCEGVAEKLESSLCVSVELDQLKLSVSASSGCAIYPADGESIKALIETADQRMYRDKSIKNGHHYIEPAVERC from the coding sequence GTGTCCATTACCTGGATCGTGCTGTTTATCATTGTTACAGCGGCATGGAATGTGACGGATAACTATCCGTGGGGCGTATCGATACTGATGGTGATGATGGCACTGGTTGCCGCGTTCTATCTGCTGTTAAGACTACGTGGGCAGTTTCACTATTGCAGGGGGCGATTTGACGAGGCTCGATTTGATGCATTAACAAACCTCTATAATCGACGTGAGGAGCAACTGCAGATTGAGAGGGAGATCACCCTCTGTCGGCGGAATGGAGAGATGTTTGGTCTCATCTTTTTCGATCTGAATCGATTTAAACAGATCAATGACCAGTATGGTCACGGTGTGGGTGATCAGGCGCTGATCGCAGTGGCTGATCGCTTACAGGCAAACATTCGAAAAAGTGATGAGGTTTTTCGTCTCAGTGGTGATGAGTTTCTCTGTCTGACTCGCTTCACACACTCCCTTGGAAGCTGTGAGGGGGTTGCTGAAAAATTAGAGAGCTCTCTGTGCGTCAGTGTTGAACTGGATCAATTAAAGCTATCTGTCAGCGCAAGTTCAGGTTGTGCAATTTATCCTGCCGATGGTGAGAGTATCAAGGCGTTGATCGAAACTGCAGATCAACGCATGTATCGTGATAAATCGATCAAAAATGGTCACCACTACATCGAGCCAGCAGTGGAGAGATGTTAA
- a CDS encoding ABC transporter permease — translation MNATIINPSKSFEVKWLYSLFAFLEGDRLVKVTASLTKTLLIPLIAVVIFLALWSTGASSVTTSLGKLPGPAQVWQQTIQLYAEHKAERQKEVAFYERQDLRNAKKLAKNPDATIKTRPYTGKATFIDQIFTSLITVATGFIIASLIAIPIGIVCGMSVTLYRALNPIIQIFKPVSPLAWLPIVTMVVSAVYVSDDPMFDKSFITSAITVTLCCVWPTIINTTVGVSSIDKDLINVSRVLRLGWFTKTMKIVLPSSVPMMFAGLRLSLGIGWMVLIAAEMLAQNPGLGKFVWDEFQNGSSNSLSRIMVAVLVIGILGFLLDRGMLMLQRWATWDRNAVLR, via the coding sequence ATGAACGCAACGATTATCAACCCGAGCAAAAGTTTCGAAGTGAAGTGGCTCTATTCACTGTTCGCCTTTCTCGAGGGCGACCGACTGGTTAAGGTCACCGCATCACTAACAAAAACTCTACTTATTCCACTCATAGCAGTAGTTATCTTTCTGGCGCTATGGAGTACGGGGGCATCCAGCGTTACAACATCGCTGGGTAAGCTGCCAGGGCCTGCACAGGTCTGGCAGCAGACGATTCAGCTCTATGCAGAGCACAAGGCGGAGCGACAGAAGGAGGTCGCTTTTTATGAGCGCCAGGATCTGCGCAACGCCAAGAAGCTGGCGAAGAATCCCGATGCAACAATCAAGACTCGTCCCTACACCGGCAAGGCGACCTTTATCGATCAGATCTTCACCAGCCTGATTACGGTGGCAACCGGATTTATTATCGCCTCGTTGATTGCCATTCCGATCGGAATTGTCTGCGGCATGAGCGTTACGCTCTACCGTGCGCTCAACCCAATCATTCAGATCTTTAAACCCGTATCACCGTTGGCCTGGTTACCGATTGTCACCATGGTGGTGAGCGCGGTCTATGTGAGTGACGACCCGATGTTCGATAAGTCGTTCATTACCTCAGCGATCACTGTAACTCTCTGCTGTGTCTGGCCGACCATTATCAATACCACCGTCGGTGTCTCATCGATCGATAAGGACCTGATCAATGTGAGCCGTGTGCTGCGTCTCGGCTGGTTCACCAAGACGATGAAGATCGTACTGCCCTCATCGGTGCCGATGATGTTTGCCGGCCTGCGTCTCTCGCTCGGTATCGGCTGGATGGTGCTGATCGCGGCCGAGATGCTGGCGCAGAATCCCGGTCTTGGAAAGTTCGTCTGGGATGAGTTCCAGAACGGTAGCTCCAACTCGCTCTCGCGCATCATGGTGGCGGTGCTGGTGATCGGTATTCTCGGTTTCCTGCTCGATCGCGGCATGCTGATGCTACAGCGCTGGGCCACCTGGGATCGCAATGCAGTACTGCGTTAA
- a CDS encoding ATP-binding protein, producing the protein MKDLHPKAHQGDLSLFDYIRSVSDDLVSYVAADYTYQAINASYLEFHQMGRDEVIDHTVAEILGEEIFSSTIKRQIDRCLNGEHVSFEKWFEFSSVGRRYLSVTYNPFIPSGSDDAIGVVVTARDITEYQLQQEHLERIENELRLSQKSLKKAQRIASIGSWEWDLTTDITTFSDEYFHLFGFDDNDHATREDCLGHIHPDDLDAVNKAVSDALDSSEKYSIEYRINLPNGEQKHIHGMGQTEQDNSGQTVRFFGTVHDISDRKCAEILLQKSHSELERRVKERTRELQQTNTQLVEANQAKSQFLTRMSHELRTPLNAILGFAQLLQSDHEEPLSERQTQGVEHILNGGWHLLEVVNDLLDLAAIEANKIELQLKTIHPAECIESCIELMLPLAKERAIVLNASISDCNNYNLQADLVRLKQMLLNLLSNAIKYNHEGGRVTLNCELTDTEQLRISVTDTGPGIAEGDLPILFEPFNRLYLNNHSVEGTGIGLTITKQLIERMGGNIGVSSELGQGSTFWLEFPAYRTSLPQGEQQRSRSSAAVPPDSNTTILYIEDSPSHIHLMEGLIHNMQGVRLLTASTPSLGLELAQAHRPDIILTDIGLPDMDGFEVLEQLQKSEATRAIPVIAVSANAFDRDIRKGLESGFRNYLTKPLDIGEFYKAINELR; encoded by the coding sequence ATGAAGGACCTCCATCCCAAAGCACACCAGGGCGACCTCTCTCTGTTCGACTACATCAGATCCGTGAGCGACGATCTGGTCTCATACGTTGCGGCTGACTACACCTACCAGGCGATCAATGCATCCTATCTGGAGTTTCACCAAATGGGACGCGACGAGGTCATAGACCACACGGTTGCAGAGATTCTTGGTGAAGAGATATTTAGTAGCACCATCAAGCGACAGATCGATCGCTGCCTCAACGGCGAACACGTCAGTTTCGAAAAATGGTTTGAGTTCAGCAGTGTTGGCAGACGCTACTTGTCGGTCACCTACAATCCATTCATTCCCTCCGGTAGTGATGACGCGATCGGCGTTGTTGTTACCGCACGAGACATCACTGAGTACCAACTGCAACAAGAGCATCTTGAGCGTATAGAAAACGAGTTACGTCTGAGTCAGAAGAGCCTAAAAAAAGCGCAAAGGATTGCCAGCATCGGTTCCTGGGAGTGGGATTTAACCACGGATATCACCACCTTCTCAGATGAGTATTTCCACCTGTTTGGTTTCGACGACAATGATCACGCCACTCGCGAGGATTGTCTGGGCCATATCCATCCCGACGATCTTGATGCCGTCAACAAGGCCGTGAGCGATGCCCTTGATAGCTCTGAAAAATACTCCATTGAGTATCGAATAAATCTACCCAACGGCGAACAAAAACATATTCATGGCATGGGCCAGACGGAACAAGATAACAGCGGTCAAACCGTTCGATTTTTCGGTACGGTTCACGACATCTCTGATCGTAAATGTGCCGAAATCTTGCTACAGAAGTCCCATAGTGAGCTTGAGAGACGCGTTAAGGAGCGCACCCGTGAACTCCAGCAGACAAACACACAACTGGTTGAGGCCAACCAGGCAAAATCACAATTTCTAACCCGCATGAGCCACGAGCTACGTACCCCACTCAATGCCATTCTCGGCTTTGCCCAGCTACTGCAATCCGATCACGAAGAGCCGTTAAGCGAACGCCAAACACAGGGTGTCGAACATATATTAAATGGTGGCTGGCACCTGCTTGAGGTGGTTAACGATCTGCTCGACCTGGCGGCCATTGAGGCCAACAAGATTGAACTACAACTTAAAACTATCCATCCCGCCGAGTGTATTGAGTCGTGCATCGAGCTGATGTTGCCCCTGGCAAAAGAGCGCGCCATCGTTCTAAACGCTTCGATTAGTGACTGTAACAACTATAATCTGCAGGCCGATCTGGTACGACTCAAGCAGATGTTACTGAACCTGTTATCCAACGCGATCAAATACAACCATGAGGGCGGCCGCGTCACACTGAACTGCGAGCTGACCGACACTGAGCAGCTGCGAATCTCAGTCACCGACACCGGGCCCGGCATCGCCGAGGGTGATCTACCGATCCTCTTTGAACCATTCAACCGGCTCTATCTGAACAATCACTCTGTTGAAGGAACTGGAATCGGACTCACCATTACCAAGCAACTCATCGAACGCATGGGCGGCAATATCGGCGTTAGCTCCGAGTTGGGTCAAGGCAGCACCTTCTGGCTTGAGTTTCCTGCCTATCGAACATCACTACCGCAGGGCGAACAGCAACGTTCCAGGTCGTCAGCCGCCGTCCCTCCAGATAGCAACACAACCATCCTCTACATCGAAGACAGCCCCAGCCATATTCACCTGATGGAGGGACTGATTCATAACATGCAGGGTGTACGCTTGCTGACCGCCTCCACACCGTCACTTGGCCTGGAGCTGGCACAGGCTCACCGGCCCGATATTATCCTGACCGATATCGGGCTACCCGACATGGACGGCTTCGAGGTGCTGGAACAGCTGCAAAAGAGTGAGGCGACGAGAGCGATTCCCGTGATTGCGGTCAGTGCCAACGCCTTCGACCGAGATATCCGCAAGGGGCTAGAGTCAGGCTTCCGCAACTATCTAACCAAGCCGCTCGATATCGGTGAATTCTACAAGGCGATCAACGAACTCCGCTGA
- the relA gene encoding GTP diphosphokinase — MVYIEGKLPDTCSTTLSDRERCLERLTAGRSDEESALIALAFDMAEKAHAGQTRISGEPYLTHVIGVADILVGLKMDHESIAVALLHDTVEDTELTLEEIEEACGSSVAHLVDGVTKMKVMSAYKELQEEEGRKRRESIHAESQRKMLLAMAEDVRVVLIKLADRLYNMRTLKHLRADKQRRIASETMDIYAPLANRLGIWQVKWELEDLSLRYLKPETYKEIAQSLDERRVDRERFIDDVVERLRSELQTADIKGDVKGRPKHIFSIWKKMRRKGLGFHELYDVRAVRILVESVTDCYHVLGIVHTLWSHIPKEFDDYIATPKENQYQSIHTAVVGPMGKTLEVQIRTHDMEKHAELGVAAHWRYKEGGAHDRSFEQKVAWLRQLLEWKDEESDAGDFIDRFKSEAFQDRIYVLSPDGMIVDLPHGATPLDFAYHIHTMVGHRCRGAKVDGRIVPITYNLQSGEGVEILTGKHPAPSRDWLSPHLGYLKSSRARAKVRHWFNEQDQQQNLDDGRTLLERELRRLGCSDLPLERFVEHFHKNGIDELLIDIGRSTISTAQISSAIHHLTEPEPNDEEAQEALLTKHRREGDKGGDISISGVGNLMTSMARCCKPAPGDDIVGYITRGRGVTIHRTDCTNMLNLKDEDQGRVIEVAWAGWERNTYPVDIQIEAIDRPALLKDITTVLANEHANVLAMNTLTDTKKNSALMKLTIEIADTDQLSRVVGRLSQLPNVLEARRSV, encoded by the coding sequence ATGGTATACATCGAAGGGAAACTCCCCGATACATGCAGTACAACGCTCTCAGATCGAGAGCGCTGTCTGGAGCGTCTGACAGCGGGGCGCAGTGACGAGGAGTCTGCGCTCATCGCACTTGCCTTCGATATGGCCGAGAAGGCGCACGCGGGGCAGACCCGTATCTCAGGTGAGCCCTATCTGACCCACGTGATTGGTGTGGCCGACATTCTGGTCGGGCTGAAGATGGATCACGAGTCGATCGCCGTCGCGCTGCTGCACGATACCGTTGAAGATACCGAGCTGACGCTGGAGGAGATTGAAGAGGCGTGCGGTTCGAGTGTCGCGCATCTGGTCGATGGCGTGACCAAGATGAAGGTGATGAGCGCCTATAAGGAACTGCAGGAAGAAGAGGGGCGCAAACGCCGCGAGAGCATTCATGCCGAGAGTCAGCGCAAGATGCTGCTGGCGATGGCCGAGGATGTACGGGTGGTGCTGATCAAACTCGCCGATCGCCTCTATAACATGCGTACCCTGAAACATCTGCGTGCCGATAAGCAGCGCCGCATTGCCAGCGAGACGATGGATATCTATGCACCGCTCGCCAACCGCCTCGGCATCTGGCAGGTGAAGTGGGAGCTGGAAGATCTCTCGCTGCGCTACCTCAAACCGGAGACCTATAAAGAGATCGCCCAATCGCTTGATGAACGGCGCGTTGATCGCGAGCGCTTTATCGATGATGTGGTCGAGCGGCTGCGTAGTGAGTTGCAAACAGCGGATATCAAGGGTGATGTAAAGGGGCGCCCCAAACATATCTTCAGTATCTGGAAAAAGATGCGTCGCAAGGGGCTCGGTTTTCACGAACTCTATGATGTACGTGCGGTACGTATCCTGGTTGAGAGTGTTACCGACTGTTATCACGTGCTGGGTATCGTCCATACCCTCTGGTCCCACATTCCCAAGGAGTTCGATGACTACATCGCCACGCCGAAGGAGAACCAGTACCAGTCGATCCATACCGCAGTCGTCGGCCCGATGGGTAAGACGCTCGAGGTACAGATCCGAACCCACGATATGGAGAAACATGCCGAGCTGGGTGTGGCGGCCCACTGGCGTTACAAGGAGGGCGGCGCACACGATCGCAGCTTTGAGCAGAAAGTAGCGTGGCTGCGCCAGCTGCTGGAGTGGAAGGATGAGGAGTCTGATGCGGGTGACTTTATCGACCGTTTCAAGTCGGAGGCGTTTCAGGATCGAATCTATGTGCTCAGTCCCGATGGCATGATTGTCGATCTGCCTCACGGGGCGACACCGCTCGATTTCGCCTATCACATCCACACCATGGTTGGTCATCGCTGCAGAGGAGCCAAGGTCGATGGCCGCATCGTACCGATCACCTACAATCTGCAGAGCGGTGAGGGGGTCGAAATACTCACCGGCAAGCATCCCGCACCGAGTCGTGACTGGCTCAGTCCACATCTGGGTTATCTGAAATCATCCCGTGCCCGTGCCAAGGTGCGCCACTGGTTTAACGAGCAGGATCAGCAACAGAATCTCGATGATGGTCGTACGTTGCTGGAACGAGAACTGCGTCGACTCGGTTGCAGTGACCTACCGCTGGAGCGGTTCGTAGAACACTTTCATAAAAATGGTATCGACGAACTGTTGATCGATATCGGTCGCAGCACTATTAGTACCGCGCAGATATCGAGTGCCATCCATCACCTCACCGAACCCGAGCCCAATGATGAGGAGGCGCAGGAGGCGTTGCTCACCAAGCATCGTCGTGAGGGTGATAAGGGGGGTGATATTAGTATCAGTGGTGTTGGCAATCTAATGACCAGCATGGCGCGCTGCTGTAAACCGGCGCCGGGCGATGACATTGTCGGATATATCACTCGCGGGCGCGGCGTCACCATCCATCGTACCGACTGCACCAATATGCTCAATCTGAAGGATGAAGATCAGGGGCGAGTTATCGAGGTCGCCTGGGCTGGATGGGAACGCAACACCTATCCGGTCGACATCCAGATCGAGGCGATCGACCGGCCCGCACTGCTCAAAGATATCACTACCGTTCTCGCCAATGAGCATGCCAACGTTCTGGCGATGAATACCCTTACCGACACCAAAAAGAACAGCGCACTGATGAAGCTGACCATCGAGATTGCCGATACCGATCAGCTCAGTCGTGTAGTCGGACGACTCAGTCAGCTACCCAATGTGCTTGAGGCGCGTCGCAGCGTCTGA